DNA sequence from the Caulobacter segnis genome:
CAGGAGGCCATCCCCTACGCCCGGCCCGAGCGGGCGGCGGGGACCAGCTCGTGGCGCTATTGGAAGCTGTGGAACTTCGCCCTGGACGGCATCACCTCGTTCAGCACCGCGCCGATCCGGGTGTGGAGCTATGTCGGCCTGGCCGCGGGCCTGACGGCCGTGGCCTTCGCCGGGACGATCGTGGTGCGCACCCTGCTGTTCGGCCGCGACGTGCCCGGCTATCCGTCGCTGATGGTGGTGATCCTGATGGGCTTCGGCCTGCAGATGCTGGCCATCGGCGCGCTGGGCGAATACGTCGCCCGCATCTATCAGGAAGTGAAGGGCCGGCCGCTGTACGTGGTCATGGACCGCTACGGGTTCGACTCTTGAGCCTGGCGGCCCTGCTGACCCCCGCGCGGCGGGCGTTCCTGGTCTCGGCCCTGCGCTACGGCTTGGCGGGCGTAGTCAATACCCTGGTCGGCTTCTCGATCATCGTGGCGCTGGACGTCGGGCTGGGGCTGGACCCGCACCTGGCCAACGCCGTCGGCTACGCGGTCGGGATCTGCGTCAGCTTCGCCCTCTCCAAGCTGTTCGTGTTCAAGGCCCGGCGCACGGCCCGCTCGGCCCCGCTGCGCTATGTCGTGGCCGTGGCGACGGCCTTCGCCCTGAACCAGGGCGTGCTGACCCTGGCGCGGCTGGTCCTGCCCGAGGCGCCGCTATGGCGCGTGGCGGCGCAGGGGTCGGCGGCGGTCAGCTACACCGCCGCCCTGTTCCTGCTGTCCCACTTCTGGGTGTTCGCCCACGTGGAGGCCGAGCGGGAAGAGGCCTAGGGCCCCTCCCCCTACTGCAGAACCTTGATCTCCTGCACCCCGATGCCCAGCACCCGGGTGTCGGGACGGGCCGAGCGGGCGTCGGGCAGGTCGAAGGTGAAGACCATGGTCTGGCCCGGCTTGGCGACGTCGGCGGGCACCGTGAAGCGGTACTTGTCGAAGATCGACGACTCCACCTCGTGCGAACCCAGGGCGCGGCCCTCGGTGTAGAGGGTGACATGCTGGGGCCGGATCGGCTGGTCCGAGAAGCCGATCGCGGTGACGTCGATCACGAAACCGCCGGGGCCCATGTTGGCCGGGGCGTCCAGCTGGAACACCGCCTTGTGGCCGACCGTCCAGATGCCCTTGCCGCCGGGATCCAGGACGGACCAGCCCGAGACCAGGGCCGGCGACCTGGGCGGCTGGTCCAGGCGGATCGACAGGATCGGCTCGCGCGCCCGGCCCAGCTCGCCGGGGGCCACCGGGGTCAGGCCCTCCAGGCCGGAAAGATCGCGGCCGCAGATCACGCCCCGCGCGAAGCGATAGCAATCGGCGCGCTTGGCCACGGGCTGCAGGAAGCCGCCCTCCAGCCGGCCGTCCGACAGCACGATGGTCATGCGGCGGTCACCGGGCGCGGCGTCCTTGGTCACCTCGGGATCGACCACGTCGCAGGGTGTCGTGTCGGTGGCGCGGGCGGTGGCGAAGGTGTTCAGCGTTCCGCCGGTGCGGGTCGCCACCAGGGCCATCTGGCTGATGACCCGGATGTCGCCGTAGTTGAGGCTGCAGAAATAGGTCGGGCGGAACACCCAGGGCCGGTTGCGGATGGCCGGGCTGGTCAGCATGCCGGCCGGGACGGCGACCTTGTCCGGCTCGGCGAAGGTGGCCCGCACGCCCTGGCGCAGGGGGCTGGTGTCATAGGCCTGGACCAGCAGCAGCGCGGCCAGCAGGCCAAGGCCCAGCGGCCTCTGCAGACGGCTGACCCAGTTCACGCCGATGGCCAGCAGCAGATAGCCCGGCGCCCAGAAGAAGCGGCCGTGGGCGCGGAACACCGACAGGGCCTCGGCAAGCTTGCCGCTGGGCTTGGGGATGTCGAACAGGTGGGCCGGGCCGGCATAGACGATCCAGCCGACGGCCCAGGAGCTTAAGCCCAGCATGGCCAGGATCAGCGGCGTCCAACGGGTCCAGAAGCCGATCTCCGGACGGCGGCCCGAGACCAGGTCCTTGACCAGCAGGCCCACGGTGACGACCAGCAGCAGCAGGAAGCCCGCGCCCTGGTACTGGTAGCCCTCGAAGTACTGGCCGTTGGGGGCCAGGGTCTGGTCGAACCACGAGCCGTTCCAGTGCTGGCCCAGCAGGTTCGAGGCCTGCGGCCAGACCGGCCCCAGCAGGTTCATCGAATAGAGGCCCAGGGCGTCGGCGCCCCCGGTTCCGCCCACGCCCTCGGCGTAGCCCAGCAGGAAGGCCGAGGCCGCCACGGCCGTCAGCACGGCGACGGCGGCCAGCGGGACGCGCTTCCAGGCGTCGCCGCGCTGCTGGGCCAGTTCCGACAGCAGGGCCGCGCCGAAACAGGCCGCGACCGGGACCAGGTGATAGGCGTGGATGCCGGTGGCCAGGGCCGCCAGGCCGGCGAAGGCCGCCACTCGCTTGCCGGTCAGGCCGAAGCGCGCCGATGACACCGACAGCGCCAGGGCCCACAGCACGATCCAGTGGCCGCTCAGGGCGATGTGGCCGAACTGGCGGGCGATCCAGGCCGGCGTCAGCAGGGCCAGGCCCGCGCCCAGCAGCAGGGCCGCGCGGCTCTTGACGCCCAGCGACCGCAGCAGGGCGATCATGCCCCAGGCCTGCAGCGGGTAGCTGATCAGCAGGAACAGGCCCAGCGGATTGAAATAGGGGCCCAGTCCCGAGGCCTTCAGCAGGATCGCCAGCCAGGGGATGCTGTCGCTGAACACGATCGAGAACGGCTCGGGCTGCAGGCCCGAGACCATGGTGACCGGGAAGGTCCAGGGCTGACGGACATAGGCCTCGTAGGCCGCCGTCATGGCGATCATGTCGTTCTTGGGATTGGCCCAGAACTTGGCCGACGCCAGCGGGATGTCGAAGCCGAACATGAAGCCGCACAGCAGGATCGGCGCGATCGTGACGACGGCGGCGAAGGCGATCCGCTCGATCTGGCCGCGCGACAGGCTACTCGACAAACGCATGGATTCCCCCGGGACACGAGAACCGCTGCATAGCATCGAACCCCGACCTGGACACCCCTCCGGCGGTGACGGCGCGCGTCACGTCCAGGGGTTGCGACGCGAAGGTCGCCCGCTGAAAGTTTATGCTTGTAATTTTTAACGCGACCGCCGAACCTCTCGCCAGCGGTATGGGAGCGTTCGCGATGGCGGTGCTGGATTTCGGGACGCGCAAGGTCCGGCGCCTGTGGGCGCCGCTGGTCATCTCGGTCGTCGCGGTGACCGGGACGCTGGGCGCCTTCGTGTTCACCGGTTTCGACCTGGCGCGGTTCGAGCGCGAGAACGCCCTCCTGCCCTCGCCCTCCCGCGTGCAGATGGCGCGCTACCGGCCGCTGGCCCAGGCCGAGTGGCGGATCGTCCGCGCCAATCTGGAGACGCGCCTGAACCAGACCAATCCGCTGGAACTGGGCGCGGTGTGGTCCACCCGCACCGGCCAGATCTGCGGCCTGGTCAACGGCCGGGGCAGCTTCGGCGGCCTGACCGCCATGGCCCGGTTCTACACGGTCGACCAGCGGCCGGTGTTCCACCAGGACGTCGACCACATCCCCTTCCAGAAGGCCTGGTTCCAGTGCCAGCGCGACCAGTACGTGATGCTGCACGACGGCACGCAAGAGCCCGGCTTCTGCGGCACGGAGCTGGGGCGGCGGCGATGCTTCAATGTCCGGAACGGCGCTCCGGAGGGACCGCCGGAGTGAGGTCAGAATGCGGGCTTGACCACCATCAGCCAGACGATGCCCAGCACCGCCGCGAACGCCGGAAAGCCCAGCAAAAACCAGATCCGGAACAGCCGATCATAGGCCAGCGGCAGTGGCTGGCCGGCCTCGACGGCGGCCTGGGCCAGGCGCCGCAACCGCATCTGGATCCAGACCACCGGCAGCCAGCACAAGCCGGTGACAACGTAGAGAGCGAGGCTCGTTGCCACCCAACCTGTGCTCAGCGGAAGGCCAGCCAGATGGGCTAGCACCGCGCCCGTGACCGGCTGGGCGATCACGGCCGAGGTAGTGAACACGAAATCGGCCAGCACCACGATCCCCGCCGTGTGGGCGATCAGAACCGGCTGGCGCGTGCGGTGAGCCATCAGCATGAAGAAGGCGATCCCCGCCCCCGTCCCCAACAGCACCGCCGCGCCCACGATGTGGACCGCCTTGACCAGGCCGTAGAGGTCCATCAGCGCTCCTCCAGGACGGCGAGGGCCGCCAGGGCCAGAACGGCGGCGGGAATGCTCTTGATCAGTGGTCCCATGGGATCCAGCCACAGGTCGGGCCGCACGATCGCACCGCCGGCCAGGTAGCCGGCCGTGACCAGCAGCATACCCTTCAGGGCCAGGGCCGCTGTTCGTCGGTGAGCCACCAGCAGGGCCAGGGCGATGTCGACGAGGCTTCCGCCCACCACCGCCGCGCTGGCTTGCCCCGGCTCGACGCCCGCGACGCTCAGGGTCCGCACCGCCGCATCGAAGCCGACTGTCAGGCCGATCACGCCCGAGATCAACCAGAACGCGAACAGGCAGCTCAGGATCATGGGCTTGGCGAAGTACAGGCGCGCGAACCACCGCTCCTGGACGCCCGACGGCATGGTGGCCAGCAGGACGTCGAGGGACCGCAGCGTCAGGCCCAGCCGCGCCGCGTCGCCGGACTCGCCGCGCACGCCCATCCGCAGCTGGGCCAGGGCGGCGCTCCGCATCGGGCTTCGCCAGCCCAGAAAGGCCAGGACGTCAGCGCCGACGGCCGTGATCCGCGCCAGGGCCGGTGGCAGGTCGAGAACGGGCGCGGCCGGCAAGCCCAGCCAGCCGCGCAAGCGGGTCGTCAGGTCGGAGAGGGTCACGGTCTCGTCGCTGACCAAATCGAGCTTCGTCCGTGTCGGCGCATCGCATTCCAGGCAGCGGGCGACGGCGGCGGCGACGTCCTCCGCGCCGACCACCTGCACGCGGCTGTCGCCATGGACGACCGGGACGAACCCGGGAAAGCCCGCCAGCCCGCGCAGCAGCGCCGTGCCGCCATAGGCCGCCGGGGCCAGCACCAGGCCCGGGCGCAGGATAATCCAGTCGAGACCGCTGGCATCCTCCAGCAGGGCCTCAGCCTCGTGCTTGGTGGTGTTGAAGGCGGTCGGGCCGCCAGCCTCGACCCCGGCGGCCGAGATATGGACCAGTCGCGCGCCCAGGACCCGGCAGGCGTCCGCCAGACGCCGCACGCCCTCGACATGGACGGCGCGCAGGTCGTCGCGCGGGCTGTCCTGCAACGCGCCGGCGCAGTTGATCACGGCGGTCGCCCCGGCCAGCAGCGCGGTCCATGCCTCCACGCCGGTCGCGGCGAGGTCCGCCTGCTTCCAGTCGATCGCGGGAAA
Encoded proteins:
- a CDS encoding GtrA family protein, with protein sequence MSLAALLTPARRAFLVSALRYGLAGVVNTLVGFSIIVALDVGLGLDPHLANAVGYAVGICVSFALSKLFVFKARRTARSAPLRYVVAVATAFALNQGVLTLARLVLPEAPLWRVAAQGSAAVSYTAALFLLSHFWVFAHVEAEREEA
- a CDS encoding NAD(P)H-binding protein translates to MRVAVIGAYGLVGSYVSARLLADGHEVVGVGRDLVQARRRFPAIDWKQADLAATGVEAWTALLAGATAVINCAGALQDSPRDDLRAVHVEGVRRLADACRVLGARLVHISAAGVEAGGPTAFNTTKHEAEALLEDASGLDWIILRPGLVLAPAAYGGTALLRGLAGFPGFVPVVHGDSRVQVVGAEDVAAAVARCLECDAPTRTKLDLVSDETVTLSDLTTRLRGWLGLPAAPVLDLPPALARITAVGADVLAFLGWRSPMRSAALAQLRMGVRGESGDAARLGLTLRSLDVLLATMPSGVQERWFARLYFAKPMILSCLFAFWLISGVIGLTVGFDAAVRTLSVAGVEPGQASAAVVGGSLVDIALALLVAHRRTAALALKGMLLVTAGYLAGGAIVRPDLWLDPMGPLIKSIPAAVLALAALAVLEER
- a CDS encoding DUF6311 domain-containing protein, with amino-acid sequence MRLSSSLSRGQIERIAFAAVVTIAPILLCGFMFGFDIPLASAKFWANPKNDMIAMTAAYEAYVRQPWTFPVTMVSGLQPEPFSIVFSDSIPWLAILLKASGLGPYFNPLGLFLLISYPLQAWGMIALLRSLGVKSRAALLLGAGLALLTPAWIARQFGHIALSGHWIVLWALALSVSSARFGLTGKRVAAFAGLAALATGIHAYHLVPVAACFGAALLSELAQQRGDAWKRVPLAAVAVLTAVAASAFLLGYAEGVGGTGGADALGLYSMNLLGPVWPQASNLLGQHWNGSWFDQTLAPNGQYFEGYQYQGAGFLLLLVVTVGLLVKDLVSGRRPEIGFWTRWTPLILAMLGLSSWAVGWIVYAGPAHLFDIPKPSGKLAEALSVFRAHGRFFWAPGYLLLAIGVNWVSRLQRPLGLGLLAALLLVQAYDTSPLRQGVRATFAEPDKVAVPAGMLTSPAIRNRPWVFRPTYFCSLNYGDIRVISQMALVATRTGGTLNTFATARATDTTPCDVVDPEVTKDAAPGDRRMTIVLSDGRLEGGFLQPVAKRADCYRFARGVICGRDLSGLEGLTPVAPGELGRAREPILSIRLDQPPRSPALVSGWSVLDPGGKGIWTVGHKAVFQLDAPANMGPGGFVIDVTAIGFSDQPIRPQHVTLYTEGRALGSHEVESSIFDKYRFTVPADVAKPGQTMVFTFDLPDARSARPDTRVLGIGVQEIKVLQ
- a CDS encoding DUF2269 family protein; the encoded protein is MDLYGLVKAVHIVGAAVLLGTGAGIAFFMLMAHRTRQPVLIAHTAGIVVLADFVFTTSAVIAQPVTGAVLAHLAGLPLSTGWVATSLALYVVTGLCWLPVVWIQMRLRRLAQAAVEAGQPLPLAYDRLFRIWFLLGFPAFAAVLGIVWLMVVKPAF